A window from Enterocloster bolteae encodes these proteins:
- a CDS encoding CPBP family intramembrane glutamic endopeptidase gives MVFLVFTAWLILSQVMISLVQAFFAPAGYGFLAGITYAAQAGAQVVFIWIFRSHLPHAAGKKEAGLRNGLQMVLFSAMTGIGLCMVHRVLFFLFPQIAQSTLGQMTAEEQSRILNSARTPAYFLYVGLIGPVLEELVFRGILFNCCSGKYGRWYPVFITALLFAVSHRNPVQFVSAICMGLVLGSLLTLTGDIRITMMIHISNNVFSVMQSPFVKSGSEFSLSPAGIIASVLIGFLFLVWGFVQIKKRWSRGNP, from the coding sequence ATGGTATTTCTGGTGTTTACCGCATGGCTGATTCTGTCGCAGGTAATGATCAGCCTGGTTCAGGCTTTCTTTGCTCCGGCAGGGTACGGATTCCTGGCCGGGATTACGTATGCGGCCCAGGCGGGGGCACAGGTGGTTTTTATATGGATTTTCCGTTCCCACCTGCCCCATGCGGCAGGAAAAAAAGAGGCAGGGCTCAGGAACGGCTTGCAGATGGTCCTGTTTTCAGCCATGACAGGAATTGGCCTGTGTATGGTACACCGCGTCCTTTTTTTCCTATTTCCCCAGATTGCACAGAGTACATTGGGACAAATGACGGCTGAGGAACAGAGCCGAATCTTAAACAGTGCCAGGACTCCTGCCTATTTCCTGTATGTGGGCCTGATTGGGCCTGTCCTGGAGGAGCTGGTATTTCGCGGAATCCTGTTTAACTGCTGCAGCGGAAAATATGGAAGGTGGTATCCGGTGTTTATTACGGCCCTCTTGTTCGCTGTTTCCCACCGCAATCCTGTGCAGTTTGTCAGTGCAATATGTATGGGGCTGGTTCTCGGCTCACTCCTGACCCTGACAGGAGACATAAGAATAACAATGATGATACATATCTCCAACAATGTTTTTTCTGTGATGCAGTCTCCGTTTGTAAAAAGCGGGTCTGAGTTTTCACTGAGCCCCGCCGGTATAATAGCGTCTGTTTTGATCGGTTTTCTGTTCCTGGTCTGGGGTTTTGTCCAGATTAAAAAAAGGTGGTCCAGGGGGAACCCATGA
- the iadA gene encoding beta-aspartyl-peptidase, giving the protein MKVLKQGDIYAPEHLGRKDILIEGSRIARIADHIDEYDQIEEVEKVDLGGHILTPGYMDIHVHITGGGGESGPATRVPEASLSVLVRNGITTVVGLLGTDGITRSLENLLAKARAFNEEGITCRILTGAYGYPSPTITGSVERDIALIDLMVGVKIAMSDHRSSNLTGEQLISLATQARRAGMLSGCCGYVTIHMGSGKAGLDPLFYAIDNSDVPVQKFLPTHMGRTQELFEQGLEFVKRGGTIDMTAGLTREELEETADQILSYLKQDPEGLNMTMSSDAYGSAPRFNDKMECIGLTYASPKSLHQQLKVLVCERGASLEKVLNLLTKNPARVLGLTGVKGTVAEGADADFVVYDDSMDILHVMAGGRKAVWDKEVIMKGTFEE; this is encoded by the coding sequence ATGAAAGTATTGAAACAGGGAGATATATATGCGCCGGAGCATCTGGGAAGAAAGGATATTCTGATAGAAGGAAGCCGCATAGCCAGGATAGCGGACCATATAGATGAATACGACCAGATTGAGGAGGTGGAGAAGGTGGACCTGGGCGGGCACATCCTGACGCCGGGATACATGGATATCCATGTCCACATAACAGGCGGGGGCGGCGAGAGCGGACCCGCCACCAGGGTGCCGGAGGCGAGCCTCAGCGTGCTGGTGAGAAACGGCATTACCACGGTGGTGGGACTTTTGGGCACAGACGGTATAACCAGAAGCCTGGAGAACCTTCTGGCAAAGGCAAGGGCTTTCAATGAAGAGGGAATCACCTGCCGTATCCTTACAGGAGCATACGGATATCCCTCCCCCACCATCACAGGGAGCGTGGAGCGGGATATAGCTCTAATTGACCTGATGGTGGGAGTTAAAATCGCCATGAGCGACCACAGAAGCTCCAATCTGACAGGGGAGCAGCTGATTTCCCTGGCAACCCAGGCCCGAAGGGCCGGCATGCTCTCCGGGTGCTGCGGCTATGTCACTATCCATATGGGAAGCGGAAAGGCCGGGCTGGATCCTCTGTTCTATGCGATTGACAACAGCGATGTGCCGGTTCAGAAGTTCCTTCCCACCCATATGGGACGCACCCAGGAGCTGTTTGAACAGGGACTGGAATTTGTGAAGCGGGGCGGAACCATTGATATGACGGCAGGGCTTACAAGGGAGGAATTAGAAGAGACGGCGGACCAGATTCTGAGCTACCTTAAGCAGGACCCGGAGGGGCTTAACATGACCATGTCCAGCGATGCGTACGGAAGCGCGCCCAGGTTCAATGACAAGATGGAGTGCATCGGCCTCACCTATGCATCCCCCAAAAGCCTTCACCAACAGCTGAAGGTGCTGGTGTGCGAGCGGGGAGCCAGCCTGGAAAAGGTGCTGAACCTCCTGACTAAGAACCCAGCCAGGGTGCTGGGACTGACGGGAGTCAAGGGGACTGTGGCGGAAGGCGCAGACGCGGATTTTGTGGTGTACGATGATTCCATGGATATCCTCCATGTTATGGCCGGAGGCAGGAAGGCTGTGTGGGATAAAGAGGTTATTATGAAGGGGACATTTGAAGAGTAG
- a CDS encoding TRAP transporter small permease, producing the protein MMKILNRFLETVLAILVALMVVGCFWQVITRFLLHNPSKYTEELLRYMLIWLTMLGVPYAYGKESHLSINLITRTFKPKNLTRTKIGIEFLVLFISVFVMIAGGVMVTLNSAGQISPAMELPMQVYYICVPISGVLMVLYCLQRLITFAKELKEEK; encoded by the coding sequence ATGATGAAAATATTGAACCGGTTTCTGGAAACCGTGCTGGCCATTCTGGTGGCGCTTATGGTAGTGGGGTGCTTCTGGCAGGTAATCACCCGTTTCCTGCTGCACAATCCCAGCAAATATACGGAAGAACTGTTAAGGTACATGCTCATATGGCTTACCATGCTGGGGGTGCCCTACGCCTACGGCAAGGAGAGCCACCTGTCCATTAACCTGATTACCAGGACATTTAAGCCAAAGAACCTGACCAGGACAAAAATCGGAATCGAATTCCTGGTCCTGTTCATCAGCGTCTTTGTGATGATAGCAGGAGGCGTTATGGTGACCCTTAACTCAGCCGGACAGATATCACCGGCCATGGAACTGCCCATGCAGGTATATTATATCTGCGTACCCATAAGCGGCGTTCTGATGGTGTTATACTGCCTGCAGCGTCTCATCACGTTCGCAAAGGAATTAAAGGAGGAAAAATAG
- a CDS encoding TRAP transporter large permease has translation MEIQAAIVLVLVFFLMLAMSVPVSFSIISASLLTIIMFLTPGFGMFVSAQKIVSGIDSFTLLAVPFFVLAGLLMSSGGIAKRLINLAMLFLGRVPGSLAMTNIAGNAMFGSISGSGIAAATAIGGVMLPLEEEQGYDKGFSAAVNIATAPVGQLIPPTASFIVYSAASGGVSVAALLMAGWVPGLLWAALCMVVACVYGAKHGYVMKRDKMTAAIILKTIWEAIPSLFLIVIIIGGILSGYFTPTEASGVAVVYAFLLSVFVYKSIQIKDISKILVDTAVMTTIVMLIIGASSVLSFVLSFTGLPQAISSLLLGISDNRIVILLIINITLLIVGTFMDMAPALLIFTPIFLPIVKSLGMDPIQFGVMIVMNLSIGTITPPVGNVLFVGCSVARLQVEDVMKKLLPFFLAIVAALMFITFVPGFSMWLPGVLGLLK, from the coding sequence ATGGAAATTCAGGCAGCCATTGTTCTGGTCCTGGTATTCTTTCTCATGCTGGCCATGAGCGTACCGGTATCATTCAGCATTATCTCAGCGTCACTGCTGACCATCATTATGTTCCTGACACCCGGATTTGGAATGTTTGTCTCTGCCCAGAAGATTGTCAGCGGCATTGACAGCTTTACACTTTTGGCCGTGCCCTTCTTTGTGCTGGCAGGTCTGCTCATGAGCAGCGGTGGCATAGCCAAACGGCTGATTAACCTGGCCATGCTGTTTCTGGGCAGGGTTCCCGGTTCCCTGGCCATGACCAACATAGCAGGCAATGCCATGTTTGGTTCCATATCCGGTTCAGGCATTGCAGCGGCAACAGCTATCGGAGGCGTCATGCTTCCTCTGGAAGAGGAGCAGGGATACGACAAGGGCTTTTCAGCAGCCGTGAATATTGCCACTGCGCCTGTGGGCCAGCTGATTCCCCCCACTGCTTCCTTTATCGTATATTCAGCTGCCAGCGGCGGCGTCTCTGTTGCGGCCCTTCTCATGGCGGGCTGGGTGCCGGGACTTTTGTGGGCAGCCCTGTGCATGGTGGTGGCCTGCGTCTACGGCGCAAAGCACGGATATGTGATGAAACGGGACAAGATGACTGCGGCCATCATTTTAAAGACCATATGGGAGGCCATTCCCAGCCTGTTCCTCATTGTCATCATCATTGGAGGCATCCTTTCCGGCTATTTCACACCCACCGAGGCTTCAGGCGTGGCAGTGGTGTACGCCTTCCTTTTGTCGGTATTTGTTTATAAGAGCATTCAGATTAAGGACATCTCCAAGATACTGGTGGACACAGCGGTTATGACCACCATTGTCATGCTGATTATCGGCGCGTCCTCTGTGCTGTCCTTTGTCCTGTCCTTCACAGGACTGCCGCAGGCCATCAGCAGCCTGCTTTTAGGAATCTCCGATAACCGGATTGTCATACTGTTAATCATCAATATAACACTGCTGATTGTGGGAACCTTCATGGACATGGCTCCGGCCCTGCTCATCTTCACGCCTATTTTCCTTCCCATTGTAAAGAGCCTGGGAATGGACCCCATCCAGTTCGGCGTCATGATTGTCATGAATCTGTCCATCGGTACCATCACACCTCCGGTGGGAAATGTACTCTTTGTGGGCTGCAGCGTTGCCAGACTGCAGGTGGAGGACGTGATGAAAAAGCTGCTTCCGTTCTTTCTGGCGATTGTGGCGGCATTGATGTTCATAACCTTTGTGCCCGGATTCAGCATGTGGCTGCCCGGTGTCCTGGGATTGTTAAAGTAG
- a CDS encoding glycoside hydrolase family 88/105 protein, which yields MRSVKLRTSDKKKVQEKLDLVIEKLMNLGGPENGEELAEGGEAIGFFKRDFGIREWDWPQGVGLYGLLRIMQARKNEDYKEFLYQWFKDNIREGLPSKNINTTTPLLTLAELNEYYHDQEFETLCLKWADWLMNCLPRTREGGFQHVTSANGDRQGVRLNENEMWIDTIFMTVLFLNRMGQKYQNQAWIDESVHQVLMHIKYLCDKETGLFYHGWTFNERNNFGGIFWCRGNSWFTLGILDYIDMFRGTMNAGVKEFVVDTYKAQAEALKGLQGKSGLWHTVLTDADSYEEVSGSAAITAGILKGIRYGILDDSYLACAWKAVEAILDNIDRDGTVLNVSGGTGMGYDADHYKNILIAPMAYGQSLTILALAEALLHLD from the coding sequence ATGAGAAGTGTAAAACTTAGGACGTCAGATAAAAAGAAAGTGCAGGAAAAGCTGGACCTTGTCATTGAAAAGCTCATGAATCTGGGCGGACCGGAGAACGGGGAGGAGTTAGCTGAGGGCGGTGAAGCCATTGGCTTTTTCAAACGGGATTTTGGAATCCGGGAATGGGACTGGCCCCAGGGCGTGGGACTGTACGGCCTGTTAAGAATCATGCAGGCCCGGAAGAACGAGGATTATAAGGAGTTCCTGTACCAGTGGTTCAAGGATAACATAAGGGAAGGGCTTCCCTCCAAAAACATCAATACCACCACGCCCCTTCTCACCCTGGCAGAGCTTAACGAGTATTATCACGACCAGGAATTTGAAACGCTGTGCCTGAAATGGGCGGACTGGCTCATGAACTGCCTGCCCAGGACCAGGGAAGGGGGGTTCCAGCATGTGACCAGCGCCAACGGAGACCGACAGGGTGTGCGGCTCAATGAAAATGAGATGTGGATTGACACCATTTTCATGACAGTGCTCTTTCTCAACCGGATGGGGCAGAAGTACCAGAACCAGGCATGGATTGACGAGTCCGTCCACCAGGTGCTGATGCACATTAAATATCTGTGCGACAAGGAGACCGGACTTTTCTACCACGGCTGGACCTTCAATGAAAGGAATAATTTCGGCGGAATCTTCTGGTGCAGGGGAAACAGCTGGTTTACCTTAGGGATACTGGATTATATCGACATGTTCAGGGGGACCATGAATGCCGGTGTAAAGGAGTTTGTGGTGGATACATATAAAGCCCAGGCTGAGGCCCTTAAGGGACTTCAGGGCAAAAGCGGCCTGTGGCACACGGTGCTGACCGATGCGGACAGTTATGAGGAGGTGTCGGGCAGCGCCGCCATCACCGCGGGCATTCTCAAGGGAATCCGCTACGGAATCCTGGACGATTCCTATTTGGCCTGCGCCTGGAAGGCAGTGGAAGCCATTCTGGACAACATTGACAGGGACGGCACCGTACTCAATGTGTCGGGCGGCACTGGCATGGGATATGATGCGGACCACTATAAAAATATATTGATTGCGCCCATGGCCTATGGGCAGTCGCTGACCATATTGGCTCTGGCAGAAGCTTTGCTGCATCTGGACTGA